GCGTGCACgggccttttctctctctctctctctttttttttcgaacatgaGACGCACTCTGTAACATGGAGCCGCGGAGACACAGTGGTTAAAATACTCTTTCTGCATGGTGACTACCGAGAGGCCCGACTTTTAATGTTATTATAAtgttgttgtctttttttcttgttaccGATGTTTTGTGCGTCCCTATTTCCGTACTCAAGCAGCTGTGCTGTCATTTGTGTAGTTCGCATTACGGCCTTAAAAGACAACTTCAGACAAAATTTCGTACCGTTCGAAAACGCTCTTTTCTGATATTATAGATACCAAGTAGCCTATTTGCCTAGTTTTATACGTTTGAAGTGAGCGCACGCGTGACAAAAAGGGTCTCAAATAGATGTCGGCGTTATTGATACCGAAACTTATAAAAACACAATTGTTAACGCTCGCCGGAAACGACCCACAACCCTGTGCGTTTGCCAATCAAGGCCCGCTCGCCTTCTTTCCGAGGCGTGACAGCGAAATCAGGTAGTTCTGGGATCTGCGACACGTCCGCTTACCACGTGCCAGCCGGCGCGGTCTACTAAGGCGTTATTTAAAGACTCTTCTATAAACAAAAACTGGGCGATTAGCAGCCCCGTGGCGTTGACATTATTACTTGGATAGTAAATATGCCAGTTCCTCAAAACTAATTTAGCCCAAATGAAATTTTATTGCTGTTAGCGTTTAAAGAGGCCGTGCAACAACTTCTTTAATGTCACCATGCTTGCACTAGATATACTCGCCGCATGACAAAGAAATGGGAGCAAATGAAATATAATTAACTCAAGCAGACGTAAGTTATTGAAAAAAGAAATCTCAAAATACAATAACTATACGTTTACCCGCATCACAGCGGGCGGCAGCGATCTCGAGGGTTTTGCAATAATACGTTTAAAAAATTCGTCAATAATTAGGTTTCTTGCTGCGAATTCTTCGACTATACGGCGCAGTTGTGACAGAATTATGTCTTGTTCGTCTACAGTAAGTGATCTTTTGTTGCAAAAGCCACTTCGCTAATGAACACGACACAACAACAAAGGGGCGGAACGAGCGCCAGCTATAACATCAACCTAGCCTAAACGAAGGTTCGATCCGCACGTACATAGTCCAAATGCGGTGGCCTTGCACCGGTAGTCCTCATCAGCGTTCGTGTCTCTCCGAGCGGTCGTTCTTGTGACTCAAGAACGGCAGTCGCTGATGCAAAAGAGAAATTTTATTGTGCGAACGCGTCATTTGTCTCCTACGCCAACTTAGGAACAACTTAAAAGTCAAATCGAAGCGAAGTCAATCCAAACCATCGCGGCCTTGCGTATATGTTCGGAACTAATTGCTTACACGTTTGTGTCGAGAGTCAGTATTGGCGCACCCTGTCTCTAAATTTCCACTGTGTCTAGGGATATACGAGGGGGTACCCAAAAGTAACCGGAATTATTTTTAAAAACCTATGTAAGAATTTATTTTTTACAAACCAACCGTTATCACCTAAGAAGTACTCTCCATTACACTTAATACACCTGTCCAATCTGCGATTCCATTCTTCGCAACATTTTTAAAACTCGTCTGTTTGGATGGCTGTTAGCCCCTTTCTCGTTTTTTCTCCCTTCACCTCTACTACGTCGTGAAATCGCAGTCCTTTCATGTTCTACTTCATTcgaggaaacaaaaagaaaaaaaaaaaaaaaacgtcgcacgGAGCGAGGTCAGGTGAGTAAGGGGCGTGTGGCAAGGGAGTCACGCTAGTTGAGTTATTTATTTAGAAGTACTGAAGCAATTGCGTAACATTGTGCGACAAAAAAGGCCTGGTTTGTGAAAGTCGATGGACTGGTTTTTTCACCACGAAAATGCACCAGCTCACGCAGCCATGTCAGTGCGCCAGTTTCTGGCAAAAAAATAGCATGACTCTTTTGCCCCTTACTCACCTTACCTCGCTCCgtgcgacttcttttttttttccctcgaatAAAGAAGAACATGAAAGGACTGCGATTTCACGACGTAgaagaggtgaaaaaaaaaaaaagactgagaAAGGAGCTAACAGACATCAAAAAGGACGAGTTTTAAAAGTGTTGTGAAGAATGGAATCGCAGATTGGACAGATGTATTAAGTGTAATGGAGAGTACTTTTAAGGTGAGAAAGGTTGTTTtgtaaaaaaattataaataCATAGCTTTTTAAAAAGAATTCCTGTTACGTTTGGGTACCCCTTCGTATGTGGACTTGATTTACTCTGTTATAGAACTGCGCTCTAGATTTCCTGGACCTTTCATGATGCTTATTTTACAAtatttttcttcttattattattactatgaGGTGACAAAGAGTAGACGTCCCTGTTATAGGTGACCTaatctttcttttattttgatttCGATAAATACAAGACTATGTGCGTGTCTAAGAGGTAGAAAAATATTTCATCACTTTTACAGTACTAGAGAtctgcctttcctttctcccccccccccttccccccattttgagtttttttttttgctagtgaTCTTCATAAAATTGTGTTCTAACAGCCTTAAAAAATACGCATGTGACCCATAAATCGCATGTTAATTTGATAAAAGCATGTATGTGTGCTTTTTTTCTGCCTTTCTCTTCTAACTTCTCTAATTAAATCTGTCACTGACGGTTAAAGTGGAACGTGCCTGCATAGAAGCCAGCTTCTCTTCagagaaaaaagccggcagatcccacgccctgtgggaatctatgttagttgtgcgaagcagtgtgcggggagcctaccaagttaacgaaacgaccctgagagcaccaatatgtaggcggctgtttcatgatctagatgacacgcatgtcatgacattcatgtcatgagtcctcaggagtccctttagctacacctaagagaccttatggcgaaagccatagtcatgctcatgattatgacttcgaccatcaacctttagaatttaccttcacttaataccacatccgaaccgattacattgctttttgagtgttaatcttttctcacTCAgttattctcatttttgctgagtaatggtcatgactatgacttctaccgcaatcatttggtgtttccttcacttagtatcaacgtccgaacctatttcagtggcttttgagtgttaatcttttttcgctgagtcattgacgtttttgcggagtcatgctcatgactgacttctaccaccatcctttagtatttcattcacttatacccctgtcacaccgGCAGATATAACCGCGGTTAAGCTTAACCATGGTTTACAGGGTTAACCTGTGGTTAACGCGAGCGCGGTCTGCCATTGCTACACGGACTTGGTTAAGCAAACCGATGCAATCACGTGGTCCTCATGTGTGCAAAATATTTTGCGCGAAGTTCACTGTgcataataaagaaataatagcCAACATGCAGATAAATGTTGCAATAAATATACGCTCACATTTTCAATACTACAAGCCTTTATAACTAAATAATGTTGATGAATTTGGCGAGTTTCACATTAAGTCTTTCAACACTGGTTGCTGTAGCCGGTTTACAGTGGCTAGTAGCCGGTTAGTAGCCTTTACTAGAGCCAGCGCATTCCATtgcgtttctttttgttgtgcGTGGTAGTTGCGGTGTGTTAGCAGTTTGTGCGCATTATTTCCTCTGCTACAGGTTACAAGTGTCGTATTGCCAGTAGGCTTTGCTGAGAATAATTCACGTCGTGTGTTTTCTGTGCTCAAGTGGTTTATGTGTGTGATTCGAGTTTTAGCATATATTCGGGCATTCCTTGTGTTCGACCGCAGTGCGGTAAGGTGATCCTCCCAAACGCGTATAAATGTCCTTGTTGTAGCGTCAGGACCGGTTACTGCGCCTTTGGCTCATTGCGATTTCGGACGACGCTGGTGCACTCGCAATTGCCATggcgtccgccatcttgcctgttcGTCGGTTTGCGAGAGTAAACCGAGGTTGTCAAGCTCAGTTTGCGATAACCATGGTTAGGAGGCTAACTACGGTTACGCCTGCCATGTAGCCAGCGGTAACTGCGGTCAGCCGTAACCGTAGTTAGCTTAACCTCGGTTAAGGCtgtccgtgtgacaggggtattagtgcccacgtccgaacccattccagtggtttttcagtgttaatatatttttcgctgagtcattgtcatttttgctgagtcatgctcatggctatgacttctacaagcatcctttattgtttccttcacttagtacccacgttcgaaaccagttcagtggttttgagtgttaatcttttttactgggtcattgtcatgactagAGATGCGAAGTGCGGAAAAAAACGGGAAGATTCCGGAAAAAAacagttttgttttcgtttttttcggtgcagttggaaaaattggccaaaatttgCGCGAGGAAAaacgtacagaaataaaacttgGGCAACACCCTTCGTTGAACGTGAAAGGgaaacgcagaacgcgaaaccgaaacgtcgcacatgataccgaaacaGCAAACGACGGGtgaccactcgccatcgatatcacataatgtcgatcagctccagcgtcagcgtggtTTCGTCATTCGGATGCGGTGTCTCAACttttggtgcccgttattgttcaattttgactttccctcgtgcacttgtgcaacTTGGGGCGCaagtccgcatatgaagccgtgtggaagcagattctgcaatggtacggccaatttccgacgtgtggatgcacttcacggtcggggagacCTTCACGGTCGGGCGACATCTTGATCCATGTTTccatagtcgaagccacgacgaaatagccacaAAAGAGACATTTCAACGTTCTTTGTTCTAACTgccgtaacaattctaagaagccgcacccgtCCACAGTCAACTGAACGCGTTCGCGATTatgcttctggcttgtcttcgatttgttaaaccctgcattcatttgtgaaaaggcagaaagcatttcacttctgttatttacataatcagagttatggcttttgacatttCGCAAATAACTATTGACCGTAATGCTCAAGAAActttgttcttttccattttcCCAAAAATTTCGGAAAAAATGTGAAAAAACAGGTTTTTTCcgattgctcaaaatttccggaaattttgcatctctagtcatgacctacatcacacgcatttcatgacatttatgtcatgacctaccacTCATGTTTGtcgtacactcctgtcatactatgccaattttggtacctaccaagttagcgaaacgaccatgagagcaccaggacgtaggcggctgtttcatgagctacatgacacgcatgtcatggcatagcatttatgttcgtcatatactcttgtcatagtatgccaattttggtacacaccatgttaacgaaacgaccacgagagcacaaaaacgtaggtggctagatagatagatagatagatagatagatagatagatagatagatagatactgtcaaagtatcaaatgttcgccaagaaatgcttcgcatttaaaaagttgATGCGTGCACTGCATTTAATACAAAGTACGAAATTATTATGCGATGGCGATAGTGCGAGTTTGTGTTATATATACTGAGTGAATTTACTCGAAAAGCATTTTTTATTGACCTTTTTAAAAATAATTCACAAATGGAAATACCAAGGTTTGCACACACTGTGCGGCCTTATAGCCATTGGCTAGTAGCGGGGCTAACTCATTTATTACATAAGTTTTCAAAAGTTGCTTGACAAATTGGGGAAAATTGgaaatttctttttctatgtgtTACCAGGTACTTTTCCTTTTAAAGACATGAAACTTCTTAATTGGCTTCCTATCAACGTCAGACACATGATGTAGTGCTGCTTTTAAAGAACGTGGCCACGAATTCCGGAAATTTCCAAAAGGAATAAGGATTCACAGATATTTATTTGTGACAGCGGCTGCTCGGTCTATAAAAAAGCTATTGCTTTCATTGACCTGTAGCCATTAAGGAATTTTCTTTTCCGCGCGAAATCGCAACAGACACTGAGCATTGCGATTTTTAGTGGCGAGTGTCAGTTTTAATTTCATCAAGTTCATCCCTCATCAGACTGGTTTCCGTCGAACTCTTCATTATTGTTATTTCTTACAATAACACGTGACGTGAGTAGGCAACAAAGACATTATTTCATTGTCGTTTTACCCACGTTAAAGAGCATCTTCAAAATTGCACAATATAAAATGTTAATTATATGTACAGTTGAAACATAGGCACTTGCGGGCATGACGGTACCTATTCACGTCAATCTGCAAGAACTGAACGAACAAAGATCCAAAACGCGCACATTCTTCTGATCGCGAGATGTATGCGAACCATCCGATATACAAACGGTCTGGAAGTAAGCTAAGATTCCTGCACATATGCGTTTGTGGCGGCGACTCGGTCGAAAAAGGTGCACTTGTTTTCGGGGTTCATGCGCGCCCCGGGCGAGCAGTTGAACGCCTCGGCGAACGGGGCGAAGTTCTGGACGGCCTTGTTGCACTGTCCAGCATGGAGCTTGCTGAGGCGGTCGTGCGCACACATGGCGTAGCAGGCAGTGATGAAGAAGAGCTGTGCCTCGCTCCACCGGATCGACAGTCGAAGGTCCTGGGGCTCACGCACTGCGAGCCATGCCGCGTGGGCGACCTCGATGGCCGGAACCTGCGTCAAATCACACGAGAGGTGGGCACGAAAGAGGGTTCGGGAGATTCcatgcgccagcagcagcgggcgaaggttcatgcggtctatcgcttcaacggaaactgagcggcgaaatcacagtgcatacaaaggtaagagacttgttgcagatcgctttcaagatacggtgcgcgcgaccccCCGCCGACGCGCAAaatacaagttgctcgcagagcagaagccgcaacccctccctcccgagctgccttcccgctgtcctcctttcgcgtgggagattgagtcacccgttccccgtcgctcgttgcgttgttcctccgaacgaaccgCACGCGGCCGGTCCATGGCGAGTCGTAAGAGCAACTGATAAGTGCGCTAGCGCGATGtgtacgtgacggaacggctaaacgccgttgtcta
The DNA window shown above is from Dermacentor silvarum isolate Dsil-2018 chromosome 1, BIME_Dsil_1.4, whole genome shotgun sequence and carries:
- the LOC125942739 gene encoding uncharacterized protein LOC125942739, which produces MLTDEGLARAYAGFPDWAADSLVDLWVRTRRAAWRLLGTAEGDDHSATPGGYVLPHVRYEHVINTLFVSMAALAKPLYYPKVPAIEVAHAAWLAVREPQDLRLSIRWSEAQLFFITACYAMCAHDRLSKLHAGQCNKAVQNFAPFAEAFNCSPGARMNPENKCTFFDRVAATNAYVQES